The Mesomycoplasma flocculare ATCC 27399 genome includes a window with the following:
- a CDS encoding phenylalanine--tRNA ligase subunit beta has translation MLFSLKRLKKIANLNIFSDQAVIDALINLGFEVDGISKLNEISGIKFGLILDITKNPDADNLSICKVQFADQIRQIQTAARNIAKNKQVIAFIPGSKKGKITFQAKKIRGHISEGMLASCAELGFNQELLNSELAKGVLVFEPIFDLKSDPLEILELNDLVLDIKLLWNRPDANSYLILALELSVFFNTSLDFDFINWEIKGKTQTNLKLLNKTDSQIFAMEISKAPKLALVDIFLLLKAEIKLADLAQNFAHFLLIYTGQPCYLLETENITTKIELVYQNIQVNNKNDSILWFQFLANGKTVLIPEIFEPIIEENKNFLLILPKFDLLKVKQISQNLKKNTPKLRQLAKNYDLGTTFLSIIFLNFFLEKQEIDFYLPINFDKSSKLRKTEISLNSQELGDILGLELSNENIKKTHLFLEKIGYNFKESTVLPPFYRVDIEFFADYAADFLRFYGFDKLREKKLQASKTKISEIDLNPIKLDTLGYYEANSFLLIAKEENFNPLEFKSQNLATFPSQEHRKIRYSLAWQLAKIVEYNRKRKITDINLYEKGTVSEWNQAFALASTIYDTESLKKHLKILYNYNFDFILANCEFLEPGKSQFIYLDKVLVGWVGQLSSKYNYKNINFLEIIVSKLDSFAENKKNKVKFKPYENSQLKYRDITLSLEINDIPDSYLKVLEKIPEIFSIKLKDYIIIDGRQKITYRITGTDQVCQTIDKFYN, from the coding sequence ATGCTTTTTTCGTTAAAACGATTGAAAAAAATAGCAAATTTAAATATTTTTAGCGACCAAGCCGTAATTGACGCCTTGATTAACCTTGGGTTTGAAGTTGATGGGATTTCAAAGTTAAACGAAATTTCTGGTATTAAATTTGGATTAATTTTGGATATAACAAAAAATCCTGATGCTGATAACCTTTCAATTTGTAAAGTCCAATTCGCTGATCAAATAAGACAGATTCAAACAGCCGCAAGAAATATTGCTAAAAATAAACAAGTTATTGCTTTTATTCCTGGATCAAAAAAAGGCAAAATTACCTTTCAAGCAAAAAAAATTCGTGGACATATTTCTGAAGGAATGCTTGCCTCATGTGCTGAATTAGGTTTTAATCAAGAACTACTAAACTCTGAATTAGCTAAAGGCGTTCTTGTTTTTGAGCCAATTTTTGACTTAAAATCAGACCCTCTTGAAATTTTAGAATTAAATGATTTAGTGCTTGATATAAAACTTTTGTGAAATCGGCCTGATGCAAATTCTTACTTGATTTTAGCGCTTGAATTATCTGTTTTTTTTAATACAAGTTTAGATTTTGACTTCATAAACTGAGAAATTAAAGGGAAAACTCAGACAAATTTGAAACTTTTAAATAAAACTGATAGTCAAATTTTTGCAATGGAAATTTCAAAAGCACCAAAATTAGCCCTAGTCGATATTTTTCTACTTTTAAAAGCAGAAATAAAACTCGCTGATTTAGCACAAAATTTTGCGCATTTTTTGCTAATTTACACTGGACAACCTTGCTATTTGCTCGAAACTGAAAATATAACAACAAAAATTGAACTAGTTTACCAAAATATCCAAGTTAATAATAAGAATGATTCAATTCTATGGTTTCAATTTCTTGCCAACGGAAAAACGGTATTAATTCCCGAAATTTTTGAACCTATTATTGAGGAAAACAAAAATTTTTTACTTATTTTGCCAAAATTTGATTTGCTCAAGGTAAAACAAATCAGCCAAAATTTAAAGAAAAACACTCCAAAACTACGACAGCTGGCGAAAAATTACGATTTAGGAACTACTTTTTTGTCCATTATTTTTCTAAATTTTTTTCTTGAAAAACAAGAAATTGATTTTTATTTGCCAATTAATTTTGATAAAAGCTCAAAATTAAGAAAAACAGAAATATCTTTGAATTCGCAAGAACTTGGTGATATTTTAGGCTTAGAACTAAGTAACGAAAATATTAAAAAAACACATTTGTTTCTTGAAAAAATAGGGTATAATTTTAAAGAATCAACTGTTTTGCCACCTTTTTATCGCGTAGACATCGAATTTTTCGCAGATTATGCGGCTGATTTTTTAAGATTTTATGGATTTGATAAACTAAGAGAAAAAAAACTACAAGCAAGCAAGACCAAAATTTCAGAAATTGATTTAAATCCAATAAAACTTGATACACTTGGATATTATGAAGCAAATTCTTTCCTTTTAATTGCAAAAGAGGAAAATTTTAATCCTCTTGAATTCAAAAGTCAAAATTTGGCAACATTTCCATCGCAGGAGCATAGAAAAATTCGTTATTCCTTAGCTTGACAATTAGCAAAAATAGTTGAATATAATAGAAAACGAAAAATAACGGATATTAATTTATATGAAAAAGGAACAGTTTCTGAGTGAAATCAAGCTTTTGCGCTTGCCTCGACAATTTATGATACTGAAAGTCTCAAAAAACATTTAAAAATTTTATATAACTATAATTTTGATTTTATTCTAGCAAATTGCGAATTCCTTGAACCAGGAAAATCACAATTTATCTATTTAGACAAAGTTTTAGTCGGATGAGTGGGGCAATTAAGTTCAAAATATAACTATAAAAATATAAATTTTCTGGAAATAATTGTTTCCAAACTGGACTCTTTTGCTGAAAACAAAAAAAATAAAGTCAAATTTAAACCATATGAAAACTCGCAGCTAAAATATCGGGATATCACTCTTTCACTAGAAATAAACGATATACCTGATTCTTATTTGAAAGTACTGGAAAAAATTCCTGAAATTTTTTCAATAAAATTAAAAGATTATATTATAATTGATGGTCGTCAGAAAATAACTTATAGAATTACTGGAACAGATCAAGTTTGTCAGACAATTGATAAATTCTATAATTAA
- a CDS encoding YcsE-related riboflavin metabolism phosphatase: protein MKKFKIFATDIDDTIIPHGGQKIPAKIKLLFSKLKEKNIITTFVTGRDFVTIGNLITVKNVDFFIGANGAFIYDFQKKTMIYENTIKISDFLKIVEFFDANKVSYAIMDRKWIYTSIYYPKSLSKFLRIYSAKIKPLKECDFKEKFHIFTIFDYQDKISQIQIDFQNFIIASNLEVSVSSRWSWGFFVVAKNVDKMATLEILAKISNTKISEIIAFGDSRNDVEMLKNVGYGVAVANALPEVKAVANDLAPAMKSFGVYLKAKQLKIID, encoded by the coding sequence ATGAAGAAATTTAAAATTTTTGCAACAGATATAGATGATACAATAATACCACATGGGGGTCAAAAAATTCCCGCGAAAATTAAATTATTATTTTCTAAATTAAAAGAGAAAAATATTATTACAACATTTGTAACAGGGAGGGATTTTGTTACAATTGGTAATTTAATAACAGTTAAAAATGTTGATTTTTTCATCGGTGCAAATGGGGCTTTTATCTATGATTTTCAAAAAAAAACAATGATTTACGAAAATACTATAAAAATAAGTGATTTTTTAAAAATAGTTGAATTTTTTGATGCAAATAAAGTATCTTATGCAATTATGGATAGAAAATGAATTTATACTTCAATTTATTATCCAAAAAGTCTTTCAAAATTTCTCAGAATTTATTCAGCGAAAATTAAACCGTTAAAAGAATGTGATTTTAAAGAAAAATTTCACATTTTTACAATATTTGACTATCAGGATAAAATATCGCAAATTCAAATCGATTTTCAAAATTTCATTATCGCTAGCAATTTAGAAGTATCAGTTAGTTCGCGCTGATCTTGAGGTTTTTTTGTTGTGGCTAAAAATGTTGATAAAATGGCTACTTTGGAAATTTTAGCAAAGATTTCTAATACCAAAATATCGGAAATTATTGCTTTTGGTGATTCACGAAACGATGTTGAAATGTTAAAAAATGTCGGCTATGGCGTTGCAGTAGCTAATGCTTTGCCGGAAGTTAAAGCTGTTGCTAATGATTTAGCTCCGGCGATGAAATCTTTTGGCGTTTATCTTAAAGCAAAACAGTTAAAAATAATTGACTAA
- a CDS encoding FAD synthase, whose protein sequence is MTKIFTYPVVNFNFKKPVFVLGGFESFHLGHLELLKTATKIADEVIVMLIKDPSKLPKNKGKIFSDLDARIQMMANSGVKNIILFEFDNKLQQLTGQEFTDIFIEYKVNFFVVGKNFVFGKNASWGAKQLSEFFPKTKIIEHLNFENSKISTKNLKLFLEFGDFENLNKLLPTNFLVSVEFNQSGKFTWKKELICPAAGFYLAYFVIIKENIKLPVILQIEFTSGQGKIHFFQKNENFSGFLEIIQQIRYIYSNQSNILRKSDIKIAKNLFAKLYQKD, encoded by the coding sequence ATGACAAAAATTTTCACTTATCCGGTTGTTAATTTTAATTTTAAAAAACCTGTTTTTGTCCTTGGCGGATTTGAATCTTTTCACCTAGGTCATCTAGAATTGTTAAAAACTGCTACAAAAATAGCCGATGAAGTTATTGTAATGTTAATTAAAGACCCTTCAAAGCTTCCGAAAAATAAGGGCAAAATTTTTTCTGATTTAGATGCAAGAATTCAGATGATGGCAAATTCTGGCGTGAAAAACATAATCCTTTTTGAATTTGACAATAAATTACAACAACTAACCGGGCAAGAGTTTACTGATATTTTTATCGAATATAAAGTTAATTTTTTTGTAGTTGGGAAAAACTTTGTTTTTGGAAAAAACGCTAGTTGAGGCGCAAAACAACTAAGCGAATTTTTTCCAAAAACAAAAATTATCGAGCATTTAAATTTTGAAAATAGCAAAATTTCAACTAAAAATTTGAAATTGTTTCTTGAATTCGGCGATTTTGAAAATTTAAATAAACTTTTACCAACTAATTTTTTAGTTAGCGTTGAATTTAATCAAAGCGGAAAATTTACTTGAAAAAAAGAACTAATTTGTCCGGCTGCCGGATTTTATCTTGCATATTTTGTAATAATTAAGGAAAATATTAAATTACCAGTAATTTTACAAATTGAATTTACGAGCGGGCAAGGCAAAATTCATTTTTTTCAAAAAAATGAAAATTTTTCAGGATTTTTAGAAATTATTCAACAAATTAGATATATATATTCAAATCAAAGTAATATTTTGCGAAAATCTGATATTAAAATCGCCAAAAATCTTTTTGCAAAGCTTTATCAAAAAGATTAA
- the rpmF gene encoding 50S ribosomal protein L32, with protein MAIVPKRKTSKQRKHKRQAHSALKSPNLVNCKNCSNKQLQHHICQFCGFYKNRKIIGFKAINDNK; from the coding sequence ATGGCAATAGTCCCAAAACGTAAAACTTCAAAACAGCGAAAACATAAACGACAAGCGCATTCTGCTTTGAAATCACCAAACTTAGTAAACTGTAAAAATTGTTCTAACAAACAATTACAGCATCATATTTGCCAATTTTGCGGTTTTTATAAAAATCGCAAAATTATTGGTTTCAAAGCAATAAATGATAATAAATAA
- a CDS encoding MurR/RpiR family transcriptional regulator, with protein MSVLTISKNFKLTHIEKLIIRFIETKPRKFVEQTINELAATLFISVGTITQLTKKLGFNNFKELKKFVIEWLKLDKENNLYNENDQIENINLLYAHSIEKTLAILDVAQINRIVDTILKMEKIITFGIGSSLIAATELANNLRNLHLNSFAAKSITDIAAWIDKPANTCLVIFSVSTTSKDTIAISKLLKQQQINSIFITSNIELGQNLYSEVVYFDILEQNNSLFAVGSKIAQLLIADLIALKVQGKINIFRSDFFNEFKRIWYRKIKND; from the coding sequence ATGAGTGTTCTAACGATATCAAAAAATTTTAAGCTAACACACATTGAAAAATTAATTATTCGCTTTATTGAAACTAAACCCCGGAAATTTGTTGAACAAACAATTAACGAACTCGCAGCAACTTTATTTATAAGCGTTGGCACAATTACACAACTAACAAAAAAACTTGGCTTTAATAATTTTAAAGAATTAAAAAAATTTGTTATTGAATGATTAAAACTTGATAAAGAAAATAATTTATATAACGAAAACGACCAGATCGAAAATATTAATCTCCTTTATGCCCATAGTATTGAAAAAACTCTTGCAATTCTAGATGTTGCTCAAATAAATAGAATTGTTGATACAATATTAAAGATGGAGAAAATTATTACTTTTGGTATAGGTTCGTCCTTGATTGCAGCAACTGAACTTGCGAATAATTTGCGAAATTTGCATTTAAATAGTTTTGCTGCAAAATCAATTACTGATATTGCTGCTTGAATTGATAAGCCCGCTAATACTTGTTTGGTTATTTTTTCAGTTTCAACAACTTCAAAAGATACTATCGCAATTTCAAAATTATTAAAGCAACAACAAATAAATAGCATTTTTATTACTTCAAATATTGAATTAGGGCAAAATTTGTATTCTGAAGTTGTCTATTTTGATATTTTAGAACAAAATAATAGTCTTTTTGCTGTAGGTTCAAAAATAGCTCAACTTTTAATTGCTGATTTAATTGCATTAAAAGTTCAAGGAAAAATTAACATTTTCCGTTCTGATTTTTTTAATGAATTTAAACGTATTTGGTATCGAAAAATTAAAAATGATTAA
- the truB gene encoding tRNA pseudouridine(55) synthase TruB, with translation MITFLYKPKNITSANFLRKWAKKNQVKKVGHSGTLDPLASGLLLVATDDDTKLLQYLDQKTKTYLAKVQFGFWSTSLDAEGTIFPTKKKIEITKEKLIKALEELEKREKQIPPLFSSKKIAGKRAYHYARSGKEIELAPIAIKISKTDLLNFDFQGQNATIIWEVSRGCYIRALADDLGKILGTRAYLKELERTKIANFGLENQNFLFKVQDLIEFQQLILDRESLHLLFQGKKINYFAKDNDSILLIFQDEVVGFGKIINNQLISKKLFGQKIQKLTTN, from the coding sequence ATGATTACATTTTTATATAAACCCAAAAATATTACTTCGGCAAATTTTCTAAGAAAATGGGCAAAGAAAAATCAAGTTAAAAAAGTTGGACATTCAGGCACACTTGATCCGCTAGCCTCCGGACTTTTGTTAGTTGCAACTGATGATGATACAAAATTGCTACAATATTTAGATCAAAAAACTAAAACTTATTTAGCGAAAGTCCAATTTGGTTTTTGATCTACAAGCTTAGATGCTGAAGGAACAATTTTTCCCACTAAAAAGAAGATAGAAATTACAAAGGAAAAACTTATAAAAGCACTTGAAGAATTAGAAAAGCGCGAAAAACAAATTCCCCCGCTTTTTTCAAGTAAAAAAATTGCCGGAAAACGCGCCTATCACTATGCAAGGAGTGGGAAAGAAATAGAATTAGCCCCGATTGCTATTAAAATCAGCAAGACAGATTTACTAAATTTTGATTTTCAAGGGCAAAATGCTACTATAATATGGGAGGTTTCTCGGGGTTGTTATATTCGCGCCCTTGCTGATGATTTAGGCAAAATTTTAGGCACAAGAGCATATTTAAAAGAGCTTGAGCGAACAAAAATTGCTAATTTCGGCCTTGAGAATCAAAATTTTCTTTTTAAAGTTCAAGATTTAATCGAATTTCAACAGCTTATATTAGATCGTGAAAGTCTACATTTACTTTTTCAAGGTAAAAAAATTAATTATTTTGCCAAAGACAATGATTCTATTTTGCTAATATTTCAAGATGAGGTTGTTGGTTTTGGTAAAATAATTAATAATCAGTTAATTTCCAAGAAACTATTCGGGCAAAAAATCCAAAAATTAACTACCAATTAA
- a CDS encoding tRNA ligase subunit PheS family protein, with translation MSDSRNLISSLTKRITDFLAIYGFKYIKSNELTSFEQNFVKLNINSKHPAFDPTQSLVFDENQLLATHKTGISIEIISQYPNQELAFFSYGKVFRNDEEDSTHSHQFNQLDLVATGKYSVSHLKSLISDLLEYVFEEKLKTRFRPSYFPFTQPSFEVDIFYQNRWIEILGCGLLHPKVMKNSGFNSKKIYGIAAGIGIERLAMVKHEIGDIREFYKNDLRFLKQFR, from the coding sequence ATGTCCGATTCCCGTAATTTAATTTCAAGTCTTACTAAACGAATTACAGATTTTTTAGCTATTTATGGCTTTAAATATATAAAGTCCAATGAATTAACTTCTTTTGAGCAAAATTTTGTCAAACTAAACATTAACTCCAAACATCCTGCCTTCGACCCGACGCAAAGCCTTGTTTTTGACGAAAACCAATTATTAGCAACCCATAAAACCGGAATTTCAATTGAAATTATTAGTCAATATCCTAACCAAGAATTAGCATTTTTTTCATATGGAAAAGTTTTTCGTAACGACGAAGAAGACTCAACTCATTCACATCAATTTAATCAATTAGATCTAGTTGCAACTGGAAAATATAGTGTTTCTCATCTTAAAAGTCTAATAAGCGATTTGCTTGAATACGTTTTCGAAGAAAAACTCAAAACACGCTTTCGTCCTTCATATTTTCCTTTTACTCAACCATCTTTTGAGGTCGATATTTTCTACCAAAATCGCTGAATTGAGATTTTAGGATGCGGACTTTTGCACCCAAAAGTTATGAAAAATTCTGGATTTAATTCAAAAAAAATCTATGGAATTGCGGCTGGAATCGGAATTGAACGGCTTGCAATGGTTAAACATGAAATTGGTGATATTCGCGAATTTTATAAAAATGATTTACGCTTTTTAAAGCAATTTAGGTAG
- a CDS encoding P97 family adhesin, whose product MPVGRISRFKKNKKAILILASTVVGLAFFSISVGSSLTVKYNGKHPRYEVMQLAKKVSFVSFNPEKISEKSNFFEIKEKLFLGDKVKKEIDLKEYLIVYLTENNSNDLVQFSTNSNSFAPEFEFVDLSFNDLNQNFIVKFRVRQKLKNNQFAYSDFLLQSISFYESNKFLKANFNFALQKILKTINEGALNFDTLISNFSDQKQQSFPKSLYRTADFAEKINISQTPQEAEIKISEILPQLSNLIYQVRKSIDNKIPKTDNPIFDFQFIRNKINQNFVSVQNDIATVFLEAKLSAPATKILANFGQSFSTKIFEINLETKRKKSIFFNVENFFQKIELKSLKFNNDNKNEKLIINDQNPFDFFTKIKYEFFPGQSNPDYLKKLINSLLTEDLALDFGNFTKLIPENQTGISFEFDQKNARLKNENGNYIIEIPYKVMLNESLFKKDSQKILYEKDLILKISGFGQFNKTGKDQITNFANLTIPGKQKALIYSQNPFFGDETNNKSEFITTFGQLIVAENPLKKQEIDSLLVQQDYKSLQKKLNLEYNYNFENFEAKIRSWTGKISLPNLDQIARFARSQQTLDINSKEPDKKLEVSSLFSQGFFKNPSDVATFFAELIQKKPNEIANAFFQIAKAFGLLNQNRESLQIFNKNDSKNIFEIADKINLDNKKINVLSFNNHFSDIFNQGFFSTLFLPKSIKEKFTNLNDKTIYSVINILKDEQIFSQTKQNFTKQQIENSIKSSSNFSTLADVLLAFYFKAAQLDNFLAWTKLDSNLDYQIVFRKGTEISKTRLDLETKKINQQKNKSELQQSNDANLSTVNQSESQNQKSEVSSEYLTLNFYYIIGDSSTKNFFLQSPVQKILINFSNKLSDQYASLQTKLDKIIENIPPELLNFQVSDQDYTEIKNKLENKTPLANSEVWQNENASSYFKENSENIAKIREYFKTEFKDSDYKFFFEPSFENSLITNKLTFFINFSFSKPKESSEISNQAKTETKNKQSQQNTFLAKRKLKITVTKKS is encoded by the coding sequence ATGCCAGTTGGTCGAATTTCTCGATTTAAGAAAAACAAAAAAGCAATTTTGATTCTAGCTTCAACTGTTGTTGGGCTTGCTTTTTTTAGTATTTCCGTTGGAAGTAGCCTAACAGTTAAATATAATGGAAAACATCCGCGTTACGAAGTAATGCAATTAGCAAAAAAAGTAAGTTTTGTTAGTTTTAACCCTGAGAAAATAAGTGAAAAAAGTAACTTTTTTGAAATAAAAGAAAAATTATTTTTAGGAGACAAAGTCAAAAAAGAGATTGATCTTAAAGAATATCTTATAGTTTATCTTACAGAGAATAATTCCAATGATTTGGTTCAATTTTCAACAAATTCAAATTCTTTTGCTCCGGAATTTGAATTTGTTGATTTAAGTTTTAACGATTTAAACCAGAATTTTATAGTTAAATTTCGTGTCAGACAAAAGCTAAAAAATAACCAATTTGCTTATTCAGATTTTCTTTTACAGTCGATTTCATTTTATGAATCAAATAAATTTTTAAAGGCTAATTTTAATTTTGCATTACAAAAAATTTTAAAAACCATTAATGAAGGCGCACTAAATTTTGACACATTAATTTCAAATTTTTCAGATCAAAAACAGCAGAGTTTTCCAAAAAGTTTGTATAGAACAGCTGATTTTGCCGAAAAAATTAACATAAGTCAAACTCCGCAAGAAGCTGAAATAAAAATAAGTGAAATCTTACCGCAATTATCTAATTTAATTTACCAAGTTCGGAAATCAATCGATAATAAAATTCCAAAAACAGATAATCCGATTTTTGATTTTCAGTTTATAAGAAATAAAATAAATCAAAATTTTGTAAGTGTTCAAAATGATATTGCCACAGTTTTTCTTGAGGCAAAACTATCTGCTCCAGCAACTAAAATATTAGCAAATTTTGGGCAGTCTTTTTCAACTAAAATTTTTGAGATTAACCTTGAAACTAAAAGGAAAAAATCGATATTTTTTAATGTTGAAAATTTTTTTCAAAAAATCGAATTAAAATCATTAAAATTCAACAATGATAACAAAAATGAAAAACTAATAATAAATGACCAAAATCCTTTTGATTTTTTTACAAAAATTAAATATGAATTTTTTCCCGGACAAAGCAACCCAGATTACTTAAAAAAGTTGATTAATTCTTTATTAACCGAAGATTTAGCTTTAGATTTTGGTAATTTTACTAAACTAATTCCCGAAAATCAAACAGGAATTAGTTTTGAATTTGACCAAAAAAATGCTAGGTTAAAAAATGAAAATGGTAATTATATAATCGAAATACCTTATAAAGTTATGTTAAATGAATCTTTGTTTAAAAAAGATTCACAAAAAATTCTTTATGAAAAAGATTTAATTCTGAAAATTAGCGGGTTTGGGCAGTTTAATAAAACTGGAAAAGATCAAATAACAAATTTTGCAAATTTAACAATACCAGGAAAACAAAAAGCATTAATTTACTCTCAAAACCCGTTTTTTGGTGATGAAACAAATAACAAGAGTGAATTTATTACAACATTTGGACAACTTATTGTTGCAGAAAATCCTTTAAAAAAGCAGGAAATAGATAGTTTATTAGTGCAGCAAGATTATAAAAGTTTGCAAAAAAAATTAAACTTAGAATATAATTACAATTTTGAAAATTTTGAAGCCAAAATAAGATCTTGGACTGGAAAAATTTCTCTTCCTAATTTAGATCAAATTGCAAGGTTTGCAAGAAGTCAACAAACACTTGATATAAATTCTAAAGAGCCAGATAAAAAACTAGAAGTAAGTTCTTTATTTTCGCAAGGTTTTTTTAAAAATCCATCTGATGTAGCTACATTTTTTGCTGAATTAATTCAAAAAAAACCAAATGAAATTGCCAATGCTTTTTTTCAAATCGCAAAAGCTTTTGGCCTTTTGAATCAAAATCGTGAATCCTTGCAAATTTTTAACAAAAATGATAGTAAAAATATTTTTGAAATTGCAGACAAAATTAATCTTGACAATAAAAAAATAAACGTTTTAAGTTTTAATAATCACTTTTCTGATATTTTTAATCAAGGTTTTTTTTCAACCCTTTTTTTACCTAAATCAATAAAAGAAAAGTTTACTAATCTTAATGATAAGACAATTTATAGCGTAATTAACATTCTGAAAGATGAACAAATTTTTTCACAAACTAAACAAAATTTTACTAAACAGCAAATTGAAAATAGCATTAAATCTAGTTCTAATTTTAGTACATTAGCAGACGTTCTATTAGCATTTTATTTTAAAGCAGCTCAACTTGATAACTTTTTAGCCTGAACAAAATTAGATTCTAATTTAGACTATCAAATCGTATTTAGAAAAGGTACAGAAATTTCTAAAACGCGTTTAGATTTAGAAACAAAAAAAATAAATCAACAAAAAAACAAATCTGAATTGCAACAAAGTAATGACGCAAATTTGAGTACAGTAAATCAGAGCGAAAGCCAAAACCAGAAGAGCGAGGTAAGTTCAGAATATTTAACTTTGAATTTTTATTATATTATTGGCGATTCTAGTACGAAAAATTTTTTCTTACAAAGTCCGGTACAAAAAATTTTAATAAATTTTTCAAATAAGCTAAGCGATCAATATGCTAGTTTACAAACAAAATTAGATAAAATCATTGAAAATATTCCTCCAGAATTATTAAATTTTCAAGTTAGTGACCAAGATTATACTGAGATTAAAAACAAATTAGAAAATAAAACCCCATTAGCAAACTCAGAAGTATGGCAAAACGAGAACGCGAGTTCATATTTTAAGGAGAATTCTGAAAACATTGCCAAAATTAGAGAATATTTTAAAACTGAATTTAAAGATAGTGACTATAAATTTTTTTTCGAGCCAAGTTTTGAGAATTCATTAATTACTAATAAATTAACTTTTTTCATAAACTTTTCATTCAGCAAACCAAAAGAATCTTCCGAAATTTCAAACCAGGCTAAGACAGAAACCAAAAATAAGCAAAGTCAACAAAATACCTTTCTAGCAAAACGAAAGTTAAAAATAACCGTAACAAAAAAATCATAA
- a CDS encoding type III restriction endonuclease subunit M — MSDTKIPNLLEIYKQKIEEISAKELNLDQKKLAYEILEKFPDNKLEYVYQFVVQRVKTGFRFDSAPESDTNTVAILEKDENLSFKFNENNSNQNTLIIGENYDGL; from the coding sequence ATGTCCGATACAAAAATCCCAAATTTATTAGAAATCTACAAACAAAAAATTGAGGAAATTTCCGCAAAAGAACTAAATTTAGACCAAAAAAAATTAGCCTATGAAATTCTTGAAAAATTCCCGGATAATAAACTTGAATATGTCTATCAATTTGTCGTTCAAAGAGTTAAAACCGGATTTCGCTTTGATTCTGCCCCCGAAAGTGATACAAATACTGTTGCTATTTTAGAAAAAGATGAAAATCTTAGTTTTAAATTCAATGAAAATAATTCAAATCAAAATACCTTAATTATCGGTGAGAATTATGATGGACTATAA